One Spodoptera frugiperda isolate SF20-4 chromosome 30, AGI-APGP_CSIRO_Sfru_2.0, whole genome shotgun sequence genomic window carries:
- the LOC118269545 gene encoding glutathione S-transferase 1, whose product MALALYYTAGSAPCRLVLLVAAALNIQLDLNPVDLRAGEQFNPNFLKLNPQHTVPTLVDGDFSLWESRAISRYLISKYGKDNNSLYPSDPQTRAVVDQRLDFDLGTLYPRFGGYFYPQIFGGAKPDAALLKKLEEALVFLNTFLEGHTYAVGDKLTLADLSLVATVSTIDATEIVSLDKYPNVQKWFELVKTTAPGYEKANQAGIDEFKALLASFKAKTEL is encoded by the exons ATGGCTTTAGCTCTATACTACACTGCTGGCTCCGCCCCGTGCCGACTGGTCCTGCTGGTCGCTGCAGCCCTCAACATCCAGCTAGACTTGAACCCCGTCGACTTGAGAGCAGGAGAGCAATTTAATCCGAACTTTTTGAag CTGAACCCTCAACACACTGTGCCAACCCTCGTTGATGGCGACTTCTCACTCTGGGAGTCTCGTGCCATCAGCAGATACTTGATCTCCAAATACGGCAAAGACAACAACAGCCTGTACCCGAGCGATCCTCAGACGAGGGCTGTAGTTGATCAGAGGTTGGACTTCGATTTGGGCACCTTGTATCCAAGATTTGGAGGATATTTC TATCCACAAATCTTCGGTGGGGCGAAACCTGATGCTGCTCTTCTGAAGAAATTGGAGGAAGCTCTAGTGTTCCTGAACACTTTCCTAGAGGGCCACACATACGCTGTTGGGGACAAGTTGACCTTGGCTGACCTCAGTCTTGTGGCTACAGTGTCCACGATTGACGCCACCGAAATCGTCAGCTTGGATAAATACCCTAATGTTCAGAA GTGGTTCGAACTGGTAAAAACAACGGCACCTGGATATGAAAAGGCCAACCAGGCTGGTATCGATGAATTCAAAGCTCTTCTAGCTTCATTCAAAGCAAAAACTGAGTTGTAA
- the LOC118269546 gene encoding glutathione S-transferase 1, translating to MPIDLYYVPGSAPCRAVLLTAKALNLNLNLKLVDLHHGEHLKPEYIKLNPQHTVPTLVDDGFSIWESRAIITYLVNKYGKGSSLYPEEPKARALVDQRLYFDIGTLYQRFADYFYPQVFGGAPADKDKLAKIEDALQLLNTFLEGQKFCAGPTLTLADLSLVASVSSFEASDVDFKKYPNIKRWYETVKTSAPGYLEANEKGLDAFKGLVNSMMKK from the exons ATGCCCATCGATCTATACTACGTGCCTGGCTCCGCTCCCTGCCGCGCCGTGCTCCTCACCGCCAAGGCCCTCAACCTGAACCTGAACCTTAAACTAGTGGATCTGCACCATGGAGAACACCTCAAGCCAGAATATATCAAG CTCAACCCTCAACACACAGTGCCCACCCTGGTGGACGATGGCTTCTCAATCTGGGAGTCGCGCGCCATCATCACATACTTGGTGAACAAATACGGCAAGGGCAGCAGCCTGTACCCTGAGGAACCCAAAGCCAGGGCCCTGGTCGACCAGCGCCTGTACTTCGACATCGGCACTCTGTACCAGAGATTTGCTGATTACTTC TACCCACAAGTGTTCGGTGGCGCCCCCGCTGACAAAGACAAGCTGGCCAAGATCGAAGACGCTCTGCAGCTCCTGAACACATTCCTCGAAGGACAGAAGTTCTGTGCTGGTCCCACCCTGACCCTCGCTGACCTCAGTCTCGTCGCCAGCGTGTCTAGCTTCGAAGCTTCCGATGTAGACTTCAAGAAATACCCTAACATTAAGAG ATGGTATGAAACAGTGAAGACCTCAGCGCCCGGCTACTTGGAGGCTAACGAGAAAGGCCTGGATGCCTTCAAGGGTCTCGTCAACAGCATGATGAAGAAGTAA